In a genomic window of Bradyrhizobium ontarionense:
- a CDS encoding crotonase/enoyl-CoA hydratase family protein, which produces MTDHLIVTDEGETRTIKLRRPEKKNAITQAMYLGMSDAIDTAQNNPLVRCIIITGGSGVFTAGNDLEDFLHAGAAGSDAMRTSAATKFLYSLAHNVKPIIAAVDGVAIGIGTTMLFHCDYVLASTTATFSTPFIHLGLVPEGASSLLMPQTMGYQRAFAMLVMGRTMTAADAHIAGFVNTVVAPGHTEVEALKVARDICRLPAEAVAIGRKLIRTPPDELTRRIDQEAYLFAERMTSEEAISSFKAFLSRKKKK; this is translated from the coding sequence ATGACCGACCATCTGATCGTGACCGACGAGGGCGAGACGCGGACGATCAAGCTGCGGCGGCCGGAGAAGAAGAACGCGATCACGCAGGCCATGTATCTCGGCATGAGCGATGCGATCGACACCGCGCAGAACAATCCGCTGGTGCGATGCATCATCATCACCGGCGGCTCCGGCGTGTTCACGGCCGGCAACGATCTGGAGGATTTCCTGCATGCGGGCGCGGCCGGCAGCGACGCCATGCGCACCTCGGCCGCAACCAAGTTCCTCTATTCGCTGGCGCACAACGTCAAGCCGATCATCGCGGCCGTCGACGGCGTCGCGATCGGCATCGGCACCACGATGCTGTTCCATTGCGATTACGTGCTGGCCTCGACGACGGCGACGTTCTCGACGCCCTTCATCCATCTCGGCCTGGTGCCGGAGGGCGCCTCCAGCCTGCTGATGCCGCAAACCATGGGCTATCAGCGCGCGTTCGCGATGCTGGTGATGGGCCGCACCATGACCGCGGCGGACGCGCACATCGCCGGCTTCGTCAATACGGTGGTGGCGCCGGGCCATACCGAGGTCGAGGCGCTCAAGGTGGCGCGCGACATCTGCCGGCTGCCGGCCGAGGCGGTCGCAATCGGGCGCAAGCTGATCCGCACGCCGCCGGACGAGCTGACGCGCCGCATCGACCAGGAGGCCTATCTGTTCGCCGAGCGCATGACCTCGGAAGAGGCGATCAGCTCCTTCAAGGCGTTCCTGTCGCGCAAGAAGAAGAAATGA
- a CDS encoding tetratricopeptide repeat protein, which translates to MSVSSNPAPSATATDPSAFHRLGQQHLAEGRFDEAISAFEAGLRIVEGEAAASLPATLVGDLHACLANACLSCGDLVAAAENYKAALRLMPHLTGCWCNLGSTLLRMGRTQDAIAAYLQALQLSPAHWPSRTNLAQAMLATDQPVIAKALLLEMVADRPEDGRLHHELGKVCYRLNNTEQALSYFSQALACDAADAESLYWIGAIRQERGDEAAARLAYGQAAVIGPVIRRAAARAPAAFRALALQAPFGGNTPAQFLFEDAACDIDTLALLPSVSIDAVKLDPDYDVIVNLISDPDQAGDTLATAAGLVERLGLPVINDPCLIATTAREATAAQLAGLDGCRCPRTLRLAAGGDRSPSALASLLPSGFPLLVRVAGTHGGDLFERVDDLAQLAGFLRAHAARDCYLIEYVDYRSADGQFRKYRITFAGEEVHPYHLAIGPGWKLHRDATAMDDHPWMRQEEAAFLRQPAAVLGAAQIEVLHAIRRRIGLDYFGIDCARDSDGRLLVFEVNASMLVHGEAEDGPLAYKTPHAERIRQAFGALLARKAGVA; encoded by the coding sequence GTGTCCGTGTCCAGTAATCCCGCCCCGTCCGCCACCGCGACAGATCCGTCGGCATTCCATCGGCTCGGCCAGCAGCATCTGGCCGAAGGCCGCTTCGACGAGGCCATCTCCGCCTTCGAGGCCGGGCTGCGCATCGTGGAAGGGGAGGCGGCTGCGTCGCTGCCGGCCACGCTGGTCGGCGATCTCCATGCCTGCCTCGCCAATGCCTGTCTTTCCTGCGGAGATCTCGTTGCCGCGGCCGAGAACTACAAGGCGGCGCTGCGGCTGATGCCGCATTTGACCGGCTGTTGGTGCAATCTCGGCAGCACCCTGTTGAGGATGGGCCGGACGCAGGACGCGATCGCGGCCTATCTGCAGGCTTTGCAGCTCTCGCCGGCGCATTGGCCGTCGCGCACCAATCTGGCGCAGGCGATGCTCGCGACCGACCAGCCCGTGATCGCCAAGGCGCTGCTGCTCGAGATGGTCGCCGATCGGCCCGAGGACGGCCGGCTGCATCACGAGCTCGGCAAGGTCTGCTACCGGCTGAACAACACCGAGCAGGCGCTGTCGTATTTTTCGCAGGCCCTGGCCTGCGATGCCGCGGATGCCGAGAGCCTGTACTGGATCGGTGCGATCCGGCAGGAGCGCGGCGACGAGGCCGCTGCCCGCCTGGCCTATGGGCAGGCCGCGGTGATTGGGCCGGTGATCCGGCGTGCCGCGGCGCGCGCGCCGGCGGCGTTCCGGGCGCTGGCGCTGCAGGCGCCGTTCGGCGGCAACACGCCGGCGCAATTCCTGTTCGAGGATGCGGCCTGCGACATCGACACGCTGGCGCTGCTGCCGTCCGTGTCCATCGATGCGGTCAAGCTCGACCCCGACTACGATGTGATCGTCAATCTCATCTCCGATCCCGACCAGGCCGGTGATACGCTCGCCACCGCCGCCGGATTGGTCGAGCGCCTCGGCCTGCCGGTCATCAACGATCCGTGCCTGATAGCGACCACTGCGCGCGAGGCGACCGCCGCGCAGCTCGCAGGTCTCGACGGCTGCCGCTGTCCGCGCACGCTCAGGCTTGCCGCAGGCGGCGACCGGTCGCCGTCCGCGCTGGCGTCGCTGCTGCCATCAGGCTTCCCGCTCCTGGTGCGGGTCGCCGGCACCCATGGCGGCGACCTGTTCGAGCGCGTCGATGACCTGGCGCAGCTCGCGGGCTTCCTCCGCGCCCACGCCGCCCGCGACTGCTACCTGATCGAGTATGTCGACTATCGCTCGGCCGACGGCCAGTTCCGCAAATACCGGATCACCTTCGCGGGCGAGGAGGTGCACCCCTATCACCTCGCGATCGGTCCCGGCTGGAAGCTGCATCGCGATGCCACGGCCATGGACGATCATCCCTGGATGAGACAGGAGGAAGCGGCGTTCCTGCGGCAGCCCGCCGCCGTGCTCGGCGCGGCGCAGATCGAGGTGCTGCACGCGATCCGGCGCCGCATCGGCCTCGACTATTTCGGCATCGACTGCGCGCGCGATTCCGACGGGCGTCTGCTCGTGTTCGAGGTCAACGCCTCCATGCTGGTGCATGGCGAGGCCGAGGACGGCCCGCTCGCCTACAAGACGCCGCATGCCGAGCGCATCAGGCAGGCGTTCGGCGCACTGCTCGCGCGCAAGGCCGGGGTGGCCTGA
- the solA gene encoding N-methyl-L-tryptophan oxidase: MPDYDVIVIGCGAVGSAALLHLARAGRRVLGIDRFQPPHRFGSTHGETRITRAAIGEGVDYTPLAQRSHEIWRALERETGARLFVQCGCLFIPSQDGGEVHGVTSAQFFANIETAARLHGIDGEIIAAEQLRADYPAFATTARDRAFLDREGGYLLVEDCVRTQLTVAARRGAALLTGRRVTAFRRAAGAHTVTMDDGTTASATTLIITTGPWITELIAPLRRRVRVTRQVLYWFEVLSHPERFGADAPVFIWDVTGRERAASDIYGFPWLGSPGNGVKIANEVLTGETDPDQVSREVGADEVAATYETYVRPFVPDLGPRCLRSEVCLYTNASGGRFIIDRDPGDADVIYASPCSGHGFKHSPAIGEALAAMALGQAPRVDLSGFALDRLAAPSDPS; encoded by the coding sequence ATGCCAGACTATGATGTGATCGTGATCGGCTGCGGCGCGGTCGGTAGCGCCGCCCTGTTGCATCTTGCCCGGGCTGGACGGCGGGTGCTCGGCATCGACCGCTTCCAGCCGCCGCACCGGTTCGGCTCGACCCATGGCGAGACCCGCATCACCCGCGCGGCGATCGGCGAAGGCGTCGACTACACGCCGCTGGCGCAGCGCTCGCACGAGATCTGGCGCGCGCTGGAGCGCGAGACGGGTGCGCGCCTGTTCGTACAATGCGGCTGCCTGTTCATTCCGAGCCAGGACGGCGGCGAGGTCCACGGCGTCACCAGCGCGCAGTTCTTCGCCAACATCGAGACCGCCGCGCGCCTGCACGGGATCGATGGCGAGATCATTGCAGCGGAGCAGCTGCGCGCGGACTATCCGGCTTTCGCCACCACGGCGAGGGATCGCGCCTTCCTCGACCGCGAAGGCGGCTATCTCCTGGTCGAGGACTGCGTGCGGACGCAGCTGACGGTCGCCGCGCGCCGTGGCGCCGCGCTGCTGACCGGCCGGCGTGTGACGGCGTTCCGCCGTGCAGCCGGCGCACACACCGTCACCATGGACGACGGCACGACCGCCAGCGCCACGACGCTGATCATCACCACGGGGCCGTGGATCACCGAGCTGATCGCGCCGCTGCGCCGGCGCGTCCGCGTCACCCGCCAGGTGCTGTACTGGTTCGAGGTACTATCCCATCCCGAGCGCTTCGGCGCGGACGCACCGGTGTTCATCTGGGACGTCACTGGCCGCGAGCGCGCCGCGTCCGACATCTACGGCTTCCCCTGGCTCGGCTCGCCCGGAAACGGCGTGAAGATCGCAAACGAAGTACTGACCGGCGAGACCGATCCGGATCAGGTGTCGCGCGAGGTCGGGGCTGACGAGGTCGCCGCAACGTATGAGACCTATGTCCGTCCGTTCGTGCCGGATCTCGGCCCGCGATGCCTGCGCAGCGAGGTCTGCCTCTACACCAACGCGAGTGGCGGCCGCTTCATCATCGACCGCGATCCCGGCGATGCCGACGTGATCTACGCCTCGCCCTGCTCCGGCCACGGCTTCAAGCATTCGCCGGCGATCGGCGAGGCGCTCGCGGCGATGGCGTTGGGCCAGGCGCCGCGGGTCGATCTCTCCGGCTTCGCGCTGGACCGGCTGGCCGCGCCGTCCGATCCGTCATAG
- the bla gene encoding subclass B3 metallo-beta-lactamase, translating to MKRMMLLAATLSLAAGPAAAQSLPDLMKQMIAAWNTPTEPFKVIDNVYYVGTNGLASYLITTSQGHILIDTVMPESTAQIEASIGKLGFKVADIKYILNTHAHIDHTGGLAQIKQETGAQMVAGAKDVPLLEGGFYPGREEERHLGFPPVKVDRAVHEGDTVTLGGMTLTAHETPGHSPGCTSWTTTVKDGDATRSLIFFCSATVALNQLVGRPTYPGIVDDYRKTFAWAKTVHPDILLAPHPEMYDMAGKRAKIADGAPNPFVGPGEFNTYLDKLETQFADGLAKQTAALQSGK from the coding sequence ATGAAAAGAATGATGCTGCTTGCCGCGACGCTGTCGCTTGCGGCCGGTCCCGCTGCGGCGCAATCGCTGCCGGACCTCATGAAGCAGATGATCGCGGCGTGGAATACGCCGACAGAGCCGTTCAAGGTCATCGACAACGTCTACTACGTCGGCACCAACGGGCTCGCCTCCTACCTGATCACCACCTCGCAGGGCCACATCCTGATCGACACCGTGATGCCGGAATCGACCGCGCAGATCGAGGCCAGCATCGGCAAGCTCGGCTTCAAGGTCGCCGACATCAAATACATCCTCAACACCCACGCCCATATCGACCACACCGGCGGCCTTGCGCAGATCAAGCAGGAGACCGGCGCGCAGATGGTGGCGGGCGCCAAGGACGTGCCGCTGCTGGAAGGCGGGTTCTATCCCGGCCGCGAGGAGGAGCGGCACCTCGGCTTTCCGCCGGTCAAGGTCGACCGCGCCGTGCACGAGGGCGACACGGTGACGCTGGGCGGCATGACGCTGACCGCGCACGAGACGCCGGGCCATTCGCCGGGCTGCACCAGCTGGACCACGACCGTGAAGGATGGCGACGCCACCCGCAGCCTCATCTTCTTCTGCAGCGCCACCGTCGCGCTCAACCAGCTGGTCGGCCGCCCTACCTATCCCGGCATCGTCGACGACTACAGGAAGACCTTCGCCTGGGCGAAGACGGTGCATCCGGACATCCTGCTGGCACCGCATCCGGAGATGTACGACATGGCCGGCAAGCGGGCCAAGATCGCCGACGGCGCGCCCAATCCCTTTGTCGGGCCTGGCGAGTTCAACACCTATCTCGACAAGCTCGAGACGCAGTTCGCCGACGGCCTCGCCAAGCAGACCGCGGCGCTGCAATCCGGAAAGTAG
- a CDS encoding bifunctional metallophosphatase/5'-nucleotidase — translation MSRLYRFALACLLTGAAAASLTALPGHAEDEPVNLRILAINDFHGNLKPPAPGIRVSDPADPTKSSVVPAGGAAQMASLVKLLSDGKPNTIFVAAGDLIGASPFLSAMFHDEPTIESMSQMGLALSAVGNHEFDEGKDELLRMQNGGCHPQDGCRGPQPFTGATFHYLAASTFLAGTDKTVFPPYEIRSFEDIPVAFIGLTLKGTAGIISPASSAGLDFRSEAESVNALIPELKAKGVEAIVVLIHEGGWPSGGMNECPGLSGPIVDIVKDLDSAVDIVISGHTHQAYVCTIDKRLVTSADKFGTLVTAIDVKLDRTTRDVISANATNIVVDATLPKDAAQTALIDAYEKLAAPYANQPAGVITTTLSRLPNASGESVLGDVIADAQLAAMAAPARGSAVIAMTNPGGIRTDLARRDDGAVTYADLFASQPFRNQLVTVTLTGAEIKAALEQQWLDPARPRILQVSRGFAYAFDAKQPAGARIDAASLMLNGHPIDPGASYRVAINNYLALGGDGFTAFKSGRDAIVGPFDDEALFAFLKANSPLGPPPRDRIVNKAQ, via the coding sequence ATGAGCCGTCTCTACCGCTTCGCCCTCGCCTGCCTGCTGACCGGTGCCGCCGCGGCAAGTCTGACCGCCCTGCCCGGCCATGCCGAGGATGAGCCGGTGAACCTGCGCATCCTCGCCATCAACGACTTCCACGGCAATCTGAAGCCGCCGGCGCCAGGCATCCGCGTCAGCGATCCCGCCGATCCGACCAAGAGCAGCGTGGTCCCTGCCGGCGGTGCTGCGCAGATGGCAAGCCTGGTCAAGCTGCTCTCCGACGGAAAGCCCAACACGATCTTCGTCGCGGCCGGCGATCTGATCGGCGCGAGCCCGTTTTTGTCGGCGATGTTCCACGACGAGCCGACCATCGAATCGATGTCGCAGATGGGGCTCGCGCTGTCGGCCGTCGGCAACCACGAGTTCGACGAAGGCAAGGACGAGCTGTTGCGCATGCAGAACGGCGGCTGCCATCCGCAGGACGGCTGCCGCGGGCCGCAGCCGTTCACCGGCGCCACGTTCCACTATCTCGCCGCCTCGACCTTCCTGGCCGGCACCGACAAGACGGTGTTTCCGCCGTACGAAATCCGCAGCTTCGAGGACATCCCGGTCGCCTTCATCGGCCTCACTTTGAAGGGCACCGCGGGCATCATCTCGCCGGCGAGCTCGGCCGGTCTCGACTTCCGCAGCGAAGCCGAGAGCGTCAACGCGCTGATCCCGGAACTGAAGGCCAAAGGCGTCGAGGCGATCGTCGTGCTGATCCACGAGGGTGGATGGCCTTCAGGCGGCATGAACGAATGCCCCGGCCTGTCCGGCCCGATCGTCGACATCGTCAAGGACCTCGACAGCGCGGTCGACATCGTCATCTCCGGCCACACCCACCAGGCCTATGTCTGCACGATCGACAAGCGTCTCGTCACCTCGGCCGACAAGTTCGGAACGCTGGTCACCGCAATCGACGTCAAGCTCGACCGCACGACGCGCGACGTCATCAGCGCCAACGCGACCAACATCGTGGTCGACGCGACCTTGCCGAAGGACGCCGCGCAGACTGCGCTGATCGACGCTTACGAGAAGCTCGCCGCTCCCTACGCCAATCAGCCCGCCGGCGTGATCACCACGACGCTGTCGCGGCTGCCGAACGCCTCCGGCGAAAGCGTGCTCGGCGACGTCATCGCCGATGCCCAGCTCGCGGCAATGGCGGCGCCCGCCAGGGGCAGCGCCGTGATCGCGATGACCAATCCCGGTGGCATCCGCACCGATCTCGCCCGTCGCGACGACGGCGCGGTCACCTATGCCGACCTGTTCGCAAGCCAGCCGTTCCGCAACCAACTGGTGACGGTCACTTTGACCGGCGCCGAGATCAAGGCGGCGCTGGAGCAGCAGTGGCTCGACCCGGCACGGCCGCGCATCCTCCAGGTGTCGCGCGGCTTCGCCTATGCGTTCGATGCGAAGCAGCCGGCCGGCGCACGCATCGATGCGGCCTCGCTGATGCTGAACGGCCATCCGATCGATCCGGGCGCGTCCTATCGCGTTGCCATCAACAACTATCTCGCGCTCGGCGGCGACGGCTTCACCGCGTTCAAGAGCGGCCGCGATGCCATCGTCGGCCCCTTTGACGACGAGGCGCTGTTCGCCTTTCTCAAGGCCAACAGCCCATTGGGACCGCCGCCGCGCGACCGCATCGTCAACAAGGCCCAGTGA
- a CDS encoding histone deacetylase family protein, producing the protein MSTLYLSHEACLDHATPSGHPERADRLRAVEEALTEERFALLDRDEAPEADLDLVLLCHNEHYVTELRHMAPTSGIVYLDGDTSMSPGTWEAVMRGVGGAVAATESVMSGRHRNAFVAVRPPGHHAEINKPMGFCFFDNVAIAARYAQRTFGIERAAIIDFDVHHGNGTQDIFWADKSVMYCSTHQMPLFPGTGARGERGEHDTIVNAPLASEDGSLEFRSAFENLILPQLTKFSPELVIISAGFDAHYRDPLASLNLRAEDFGWVTRKLMDLADKCAGGRVVSVLEGGYDLQGLKESVSAHVAALTGA; encoded by the coding sequence ATGTCGACGCTGTACCTCTCCCATGAAGCCTGCCTCGATCATGCGACGCCGTCGGGACATCCCGAACGCGCCGATCGGCTGCGTGCGGTCGAGGAGGCGCTGACGGAGGAGCGTTTCGCGCTTCTGGATCGCGACGAGGCGCCGGAGGCCGATCTCGACCTGGTCCTGCTCTGCCACAACGAGCATTACGTGACCGAGCTGCGCCATATGGCGCCCACGTCCGGCATCGTCTATCTCGACGGCGATACCTCGATGTCCCCGGGCACCTGGGAGGCCGTGATGCGCGGCGTCGGCGGCGCCGTGGCGGCGACCGAATCCGTGATGTCCGGCCGCCACCGCAACGCCTTCGTCGCGGTGCGCCCGCCCGGTCACCATGCCGAGATCAACAAGCCGATGGGCTTCTGCTTCTTCGACAACGTGGCGATCGCCGCGCGCTATGCCCAGCGCACTTTCGGCATCGAGCGCGCCGCCATCATCGATTTCGACGTCCATCACGGCAACGGCACCCAGGACATCTTCTGGGCCGACAAGAGCGTGATGTACTGCTCGACCCACCAGATGCCGCTGTTCCCGGGCACCGGCGCCCGCGGCGAGCGCGGCGAGCACGACACCATCGTCAACGCCCCGCTCGCCTCGGAGGACGGCAGCCTCGAGTTCCGCTCGGCCTTCGAGAACCTGATCCTGCCGCAGCTGACCAAGTTCAGCCCCGAGCTCGTGATCATCTCGGCCGGCTTCGACGCGCATTATCGCGACCCTCTGGCCTCCCTGAATCTGCGGGCGGAGGATTTCGGTTGGGTCACCCGCAAGCTGATGGATCTCGCCGACAAATGCGCCGGCGGCCGGGTCGTGTCGGTGCTGGAAGGCGGCTATGACCTTCAGGGACTTAAGGAATCCGTCTCGGCCCACGTCGCGGCGCTGACCGGAGCGTGA
- a CDS encoding exodeoxyribonuclease VII small subunit, translated as MADNTVTDVKQLSFERAIEELESIVKRLEDGKVPLEESVAIYERGEALKRRCEVLLRQAEARVEKITTDAGGRATGTAPLDVQ; from the coding sequence ATGGCGGACAACACCGTAACCGATGTCAAACAGCTGTCGTTCGAGCGCGCGATCGAGGAGCTGGAGTCGATCGTGAAACGGCTCGAGGACGGCAAGGTGCCGCTCGAGGAGTCGGTAGCGATCTATGAGCGGGGCGAAGCGCTGAAGCGGCGCTGCGAAGTTCTGCTGCGCCAGGCGGAAGCCAGGGTCGAGAAGATCACGACCGATGCCGGCGGCCGGGCAACCGGGACCGCGCCGCTGGACGTGCAGTAG
- the dxs gene encoding 1-deoxy-D-xylulose-5-phosphate synthase, protein MTTFSKTPLLDTIKTPEDLRRLKVEQVRQVADELRQETIDAVSVTGGHFGAGLGVVELTTAIHYVFDTPRDRLIWDVGHQAYPHKILTGRRDRIRTLRTGGGLSGFTKRTESDYDPFGAAHSSTSISAGLGMAVARDLSGGTNNVIAVIGDGAMSAGMAYEAMNNAGAMNSRLIVILNDNDMSIAPPVGAMSAYLSRLYSGKTYRTLREAAKQLGQHLPKVIANRASRVEEYSRAFMVDGGTLFEELGFYYVGPIDGHNLDHLLPVLKNIRDMETGPILVHVVTQKGKGYPPAEASADKYHAVAKFDVATGTQAKAKPNAPQYQNVFGQSLVKEAEKDDKIVGITAAMPSGTGIDIFAKAFPKRTFDVGIAEQHAVTFAAGLAAEGFKPFCAIYSTFLQRGYDQIVHDVAIQSLPVRFAIDRAGLVGADGATHAGSFDNAYLGCLPNMVIMAASDEAELVHMVATQVAINDRPSSVRYPRGEGRGVEMPEFGVALPVGKGRMIRQGKQVALLSFGTRLAECEKAADELAALGLSASIADARFMKPLDEELVSKLAREHDILLTIEEGSVGGFGSHVMQFLSDQGMLDGGLKMRTMVLPDEFQDHDTPAAMYGRAGLDAKGIVRKVFEALGKDYTTEAVKLA, encoded by the coding sequence GTGACCACATTTAGTAAGACGCCGCTTCTCGATACCATAAAGACTCCGGAAGATCTGCGCCGGCTGAAGGTCGAGCAGGTCCGGCAGGTCGCCGACGAACTGCGCCAGGAGACGATCGACGCGGTCTCGGTGACCGGCGGTCATTTCGGTGCGGGTCTCGGCGTGGTCGAGCTGACCACGGCCATCCACTACGTGTTCGACACCCCGCGCGATCGCCTGATCTGGGACGTCGGCCATCAGGCCTATCCCCACAAGATCCTGACCGGTCGCCGCGACCGCATCCGCACGCTGCGCACCGGCGGCGGCCTGTCCGGGTTCACCAAGCGCACCGAGAGCGACTATGATCCGTTCGGCGCGGCGCATTCCTCCACCTCGATTTCCGCCGGCCTCGGCATGGCGGTGGCCCGCGACCTCTCCGGCGGCACCAACAACGTCATCGCAGTGATCGGTGACGGCGCGATGTCAGCCGGCATGGCCTATGAGGCCATGAACAACGCCGGCGCGATGAACTCCCGCCTGATCGTGATCCTCAACGACAACGACATGTCGATCGCCCCGCCCGTCGGCGCGATGTCGGCCTACCTGTCGCGCCTCTACTCGGGCAAGACCTATCGCACCCTGCGCGAGGCCGCCAAGCAGCTCGGCCAGCATCTGCCAAAGGTGATCGCCAACCGCGCCAGCCGCGTCGAGGAATATTCCCGCGCCTTCATGGTGGACGGCGGCACGCTGTTCGAGGAGCTCGGCTTCTATTACGTCGGCCCGATCGACGGTCACAATCTCGACCATCTGCTGCCCGTCCTGAAGAACATCCGCGACATGGAGACCGGCCCGATCCTGGTCCACGTCGTCACCCAGAAGGGCAAGGGCTACCCGCCGGCGGAAGCCTCCGCCGACAAGTACCACGCCGTGGCCAAGTTCGACGTCGCCACCGGCACCCAGGCCAAGGCCAAGCCGAACGCGCCGCAATACCAGAACGTGTTCGGCCAGAGCCTGGTCAAGGAAGCCGAGAAGGACGACAAGATTGTCGGCATCACCGCCGCAATGCCGTCCGGCACCGGCATCGACATCTTCGCCAAGGCTTTCCCCAAGCGCACCTTCGACGTCGGCATCGCCGAGCAGCATGCGGTGACCTTCGCCGCGGGCTTGGCCGCCGAAGGCTTCAAGCCGTTCTGCGCGATCTACTCGACCTTCCTGCAGCGCGGCTACGACCAGATCGTGCATGACGTCGCGATCCAGAGCCTGCCGGTGCGCTTCGCGATCGACCGCGCCGGCCTGGTCGGCGCCGACGGCGCCACGCATGCGGGCTCGTTCGACAATGCCTATCTCGGCTGCCTGCCCAACATGGTGATCATGGCGGCGTCCGACGAGGCCGAGCTGGTGCACATGGTGGCGACCCAGGTCGCGATCAACGATCGTCCGAGCTCGGTGCGCTATCCGCGCGGCGAAGGCCGCGGTGTCGAAATGCCGGAATTCGGCGTCGCCCTGCCGGTCGGCAAGGGCCGCATGATCCGCCAGGGCAAGCAGGTCGCCCTGCTGTCGTTCGGCACCCGCCTGGCCGAATGCGAGAAGGCGGCCGACGAGCTCGCGGCGCTGGGCCTGTCCGCCTCGATTGCCGATGCGCGCTTCATGAAGCCGCTCGACGAGGAGCTGGTCAGCAAGCTGGCGCGCGAGCACGACATCCTGCTCACCATCGAGGAAGGCTCAGTCGGCGGCTTCGGCTCGCACGTGATGCAGTTCCTGAGCGACCAGGGCATGCTCGACGGCGGCCTGAAGATGCGCACGATGGTGCTGCCCGACGAGTTCCAGGACCACGACACGCCGGCGGCGATGTACGGCCGCGCCGGGCTCGACGCCAAGGGCATCGTCCGCAAGGTGTTCGAGGCGCTCGGCAAGGATTACACCACCGAGGCGGTCAAGCTCGCCTGA
- a CDS encoding nucleoside 2-deoxyribosyltransferase: MKIYLAGPDVFLPDALDVGRHKVAICERHGLTGLYPLDNSVDLASSDASRQIFDGNAAMMEDACAIIANLTPFRGPGADAGTVYELGYMAGRGKLCLGYSNDPSVYAERARRFTTVVDQDGRLVDAESLTVEDFGLPDNLMMMHALDVHGCPLVIPRQPPADIWHDLTAFEICVKLAAERLVTES, translated from the coding sequence ATGAAGATCTATCTGGCAGGTCCCGACGTGTTCCTGCCGGACGCTCTCGACGTCGGACGGCACAAGGTCGCCATCTGTGAGCGGCACGGCCTGACCGGTCTCTACCCGCTCGACAACAGCGTCGACCTCGCTTCGTCCGATGCCTCGCGCCAGATCTTTGACGGCAACGCAGCGATGATGGAGGACGCCTGTGCCATCATTGCCAACCTCACGCCGTTTCGTGGTCCCGGCGCCGATGCCGGCACGGTCTACGAGCTCGGCTACATGGCCGGGCGCGGCAAGCTCTGCCTCGGCTATTCGAACGATCCGTCTGTTTATGCCGAGCGCGCGCGGCGCTTCACGACGGTCGTGGACCAGGACGGACGTCTGGTCGATGCCGAAAGCCTGACGGTCGAGGATTTCGGCCTGCCCGACAATCTGATGATGATGCACGCGCTCGATGTGCACGGCTGTCCGCTGGTGATCCCGCGCCAGCCGCCGGCCGACATCTGGCACGACCTCACGGCGTTCGAGATCTGCGTGAAGCTGGCAGCGGAGCGGCTGGTGACGGAATCGTAG
- a CDS encoding TlyA family RNA methyltransferase translates to MPPPRKRADVLLVERGLFESRARAQAAIEAGLVIANDKQVAKASETIPADAVLQAEPAHPYVSRGGVKLAAALEHYGVEVEDHVCLDVGASTGGFTEVLLAHGAALVFAVDVGRDQLHPSLRGHAKIVSMEQTDIRSYDGKRLPQRPDIVVIDCSFISLKAVLPVALSLAAAPTSLLALIKPQFEAKGAHGKGGIIKDPAVHAAVCDDIAAFAVSLGCSDVQVFASSIKGGDGNAEFFLGARRHG, encoded by the coding sequence ATGCCCCCTCCCCGCAAACGCGCCGATGTCCTGCTGGTCGAACGCGGCCTGTTCGAGAGCCGCGCGCGGGCGCAGGCCGCGATCGAGGCCGGGCTCGTGATCGCCAACGACAAACAGGTGGCCAAGGCTTCCGAGACCATTCCGGCCGACGCCGTGCTGCAGGCCGAGCCGGCGCACCCCTACGTCTCGCGCGGCGGCGTCAAGCTGGCGGCAGCGCTGGAGCATTATGGGGTCGAGGTCGAGGACCATGTCTGCCTCGATGTCGGCGCCTCCACCGGCGGCTTCACCGAGGTGCTGCTGGCCCATGGCGCAGCGCTGGTGTTCGCGGTCGATGTCGGCCGCGATCAACTGCATCCCTCGCTGCGCGGCCATGCGAAGATCGTCTCGATGGAGCAGACCGATATCCGCAGCTATGACGGCAAGCGGCTGCCGCAGCGTCCGGACATCGTCGTGATCGACTGCAGCTTCATCTCGCTGAAGGCCGTTCTTCCGGTTGCGTTGTCGCTGGCGGCCGCGCCGACGAGCCTGCTGGCGCTGATCAAGCCGCAATTCGAGGCGAAAGGCGCACACGGCAAGGGCGGCATCATCAAGGACCCGGCCGTGCACGCGGCGGTCTGCGATGACATCGCCGCCTTCGCAGTCTCGCTCGGCTGCAGCGACGTCCAGGTGTTTGCGTCATCGATCAAGGGCGGCGACGGCAACGCGGAGTTCTTTCTGGGAGCGCGCCGCCATGGTTGA